One Bufo gargarizans isolate SCDJY-AF-19 chromosome 3, ASM1485885v1, whole genome shotgun sequence DNA segment encodes these proteins:
- the LOC122931569 gene encoding uncharacterized protein LOC122931569, translating to MRDLNHERTAPSGSGTSRRKPYQYAPHLQFLQRCFQQRMTHSSTLPPEAEPVEHEDSTEQLSGRSTDQTSLPSQSQDSALESRGRQTETCAQIEDTRQFISSAFDRVLSRPRPLRRPHRVFEDLALIFRDCLLKIEEEQTRYKQELTSMINHVEVVCRPEPLNHNQQFLLTLSHWMDNMTPEQNCDCRVTLIKTVWNIKHAPSSNFVPLAQSYPPATSYPTSMTSPPAHSYSEPHIAPQSQNFQQSQNFQQSQNFQQSQNFQQSQNLALSQNLQWAVGKQQELDEEDRQFLPIINCELLIQLVEARPALWDQTDPKHSDHNTTRRQWQEVYANLVPTWNDLSRQAKKNCGTLISFLLLNHLVLEDLIVMFLVGRIVK from the exons ATGCGTGACCTCAATCATGAACGAACGGCGCCAAGTGGTTCGGGTACTTCTCGGAGGAAACCTTACCAATATGCACCACATCTTCAATTTCTTCAACGTTGTTTTCAGCAGCGCAT GACTCATTCAAGCACACTCCCTCCTGAAGCAGAACCTGTTGAACATGAGGACTCAACCGAACAATTGTCTGGACGATCTACCGATCAAACTTCATTACCATCTCAGTCACAGGATTCTGCTCTGGAGTCGCGCGGCCGGCAAACTGAGACATGTGCTCAGATTGAAGATACTCGACAGTTCATTTCTTCTGCCTTTGACAGAGTTTTAAGTAGGCCGAGGCCACTTCGAAGACCACATAGAGTCTTTGAGGATCTTGCACTGATCTTCCGAGATTGTTTATTAAAAATAGAGGAGGAGCAAACTCGGTATAAGCAAGAGTTAACTTCCATGATCAATCATGTCGAGGTAGTTTGTCGTCCAGAACCCCTTAACCATAATCAGCAGTTTCTCTTAACGTTAAGTCATTGGATGGACAACATGACTCCAGAGCAGAATTGTGATTGTCGAGTGACATTGATCAAAACTGTTTGGAATATTAAACACGCACCATCCTCTAATTTTGTTCCTCTGGCTCAGTCGTATCCACCAGCCACCTCCTACCCAACATCCATGACTTCTCCACCTGCTCACTCATACTCTGAGCCACATATCGCTCCCCAGTCACAAAACTTTCAACAGTCACAAAACTTTCAACAGTCACAAAACTTTCAACAGTCACAAAACTTTCAACAGTCACAAAACTTAGCCCTATCCCAAAACTTGCAGTGGGCAGTG GGTAAACAGCAAGAATTGGACGAGGAAGATAGGCAATTTCTCCCAATCATAAACTGTGAACTGCTAATACAGCTAGTAGAAGCAAGGCCAGCTTTATGGGACCAAACAGACCCCAAGCACTCGGACCACAACACGACTCGTCGACAATGGCAAGAGGTCTATGCCAATTTGGTTCCCACATGGAACGATTTGAGTCGTcaggctaaaaaaaattgtggtacaTTAATTTCATTCCTTTTGTTAAATCATTTGGTTTTAGAAGATTTGATAGTGATGTTTCTAGTTGGAAGAATAGTGAAGTGA
- the LOC122931570 gene encoding uncharacterized protein LOC122931570 translates to MQSDVNRKEYITLYTVIKIVLYFLAEIISTRWRSIRDRFMRDLNHERTAPSGSGTSRRKPYQYAPHLQFLQRCFQQRMTHSSTLPPEAEPVEHEDSTEQLSGRSTDQTSLPSQSQDSALESRGRQTETCAQIEDTRQFISSAFDRVLSRPRPLRRPHRVFEDLALIFRDCLLKIEEEQTRYKQELTSMINHVEVVCRPEPLNHNQQFLLTLSHWMDNMTPEQNCDCRVTLIKTVWNIKHAPSSNFVPLAQSYPPATSYPTSMTSPPAHSYSEPHIAPQSQNFQQSQNFQQSQNFQQSQNFQQSQNLALSQNFSHSQNFPPSKTLPTYHNFPQAQNVGTAQNFPTLQNFPSTSHIFIPSQSHPPSQRQPTSHQYPTAHTFPPSQSDSTSVRYQPASTFQETLSQSQSQLPSYVSAQTPFQSNNTGSSQTRLQTPSPDVISMSTQNKISINEGVSTSVFPTPTTFTTPFSNKSVPYQSDTDSYSLHTPQHQQQGEYVRPQLSFMQSLLDQSAEDAGSPTAAPGKAPFTQPPP, encoded by the exons ATGCAATCCGATGTCAACAGAAAAGAATATATAACATTATATACGGTTATTAAAATTGTTCTTTATTTTCTAGCTGAAATCATATCAACACGCTGGAGGTCAATACGCGATAGGTTTATGCGTGACCTCAATCATGAACGAACGGCGCCAAGTGGTTCGGGTACTTCTCGGAGGAAACCTTACCAATATGCACCACATCTTCAATTTCTTCAACGTTGTTTTCAGCAGCGCAT GACTCATTCAAGCACACTCCCTCCTGAAGCAGAACCTGTTGAACATGAGGACTCAACCGAACAATTGTCTGGACGATCTACCGATCAAACTTCATTACCATCTCAGTCACAGGATTCTGCTCTGGAGTCGCGCGGCCGGCAAACTGAGACATGTGCTCAGATTGAAGATACTCGACAGTTCATTTCTTCTGCCTTTGACAGAGTTTTAAGTAGGCCGAGGCCACTTCGAAGACCACATAGAGTCTTTGAGGATCTTGCACTGATCTTCCGAGATTGTTTATTAAAAATAGAGGAGGAGCAAACTCGGTATAAGCAAGAGTTAACTTCCATGATCAATCATGTCGAGGTAGTTTGTCGTCCAGAACCCCTTAACCATAATCAGCAGTTTCTCTTAACGTTAAGTCATTGGATGGACAACATGACTCCAGAGCAGAATTGTGATTGTCGAGTGACATTGATCAAAACTGTTTGGAATATTAAACACGCACCATCCTCTAATTTTGTTCCTCTGGCTCAGTCGTATCCACCAGCCACCTCCTACCCAACATCCATGACTTCTCCACCTGCTCACTCATACTCTGAGCCACATATCGCTCCCCAGTCACAAAACTTTCAACAGTCACAAAACTTTCAACAGTCACAAAACTTTCAACAGTCACAAAACTTTCAACAGTCACAAAACTTAGCCCTATCCCAAAACTTTAGCCACTCCCAAAACTTTCCCCCATCCAAAACTTTACCTACATACCACAACTTCCCACAGGCCCAAAACGTAGGCACTGCACAAAACTTTCCAACTTTACAGAACTTTCCATCAACATCCCACATCTTTATTCCATCCCAAAGCCATCCACCGTCCCAAAGACAACCTACGTCCCACCAATACCCAACGGCTCACACATTTCCACCTTCTCAAAGCGATAGCACATCCGTCAGATATCAACCTGCATCAACCTTTCAAGAGACTTTAAGCCAATCTCAATCACAGCTACCTTCCTATGTCTCTGCACAAACACCTTTCCAATCCAACAACACTGGAAGTTCCCAAACACGTCTACAGACACCAAGTCCAGATGTGATTTCTATGTCAACTCAAAATAAAATCTCCATAAACGAAGGTGTTTCCACCTCCGTTTTTCCCACTCCAACCACTTTTACTACCCCTTTCTCAAACAAATCTGTTCcataccaatctgatactgattcaTATTCCCTTCATACCCCACAACATCAACAACAGGGTGAATATGTCAGACCACAACTTTCGTTCATGCAATCACTTCTAGACCAAAGTGCAGAAGATGCTGGGTCCCCAACTGCAGCCCCAGGAAAGGCTCCATTCACTCAACCACCACCCtag